One stretch of Lacimicrobium alkaliphilum DNA includes these proteins:
- a CDS encoding assimilatory sulfite reductase (NADPH) flavoprotein subunit: MSSSNSQNLSPAGVLSQAQWSELHKAIAPLNGQQLTWVSGYLAGLAQVHQPLAEVSQLAAQQQSAKLTILYGSQTGNAKGVAEEYKNFAEQAGIAVELFNMADYKPKKLKDESHVVIIVSTNGEGEAPDDAVEFHEFLASKKAPKLAALKYAVVGLGDSSYEFFCQTAKDFDQRLSALGASAVTERLDCDVDYDADVSNWREKVTELFKQELKSGTESRVVPMPGVSIAPAASQYSKKNPFVATLVDGQKITGRDSVKDIRHFEISLEDSGIQYQPGDALGVWFSNDAEMVNRLLETLGLSGDEQVQAGDDSLLLRQALTEKMELTQSYPSFAKAYAEATQSSKLVQLLEDKAGLRQYLSERQIVDIVSEYPGKVGAQQLIAMLRPMTPRLYSIASSQAEVEDEVHLTVALVEYEAFGFTHRGGASGYLSHGLEEGGEIRVFVESNDNFRLPQNPDTPVIMIGPGTGIAPFRAFMQQREAEEAEGKNWLFFGNPNFTQDFLYQVEWQRWVKMGLLDRVSLAFSRDQQEKIYVQHRLLEQGAEVFEWLEQGAHLYVCGDANRMAKDVHQALVSIVAEHGDKTQEQAEEYISQLRKAKRYQRDVY; this comes from the coding sequence ATGTCGTCATCCAATTCGCAGAACTTATCTCCTGCCGGTGTCCTGAGCCAGGCTCAGTGGTCTGAACTCCACAAGGCCATCGCGCCGTTAAATGGCCAGCAACTGACCTGGGTTAGTGGCTATCTGGCCGGTCTGGCACAGGTCCATCAACCATTGGCAGAAGTAAGCCAGTTGGCGGCTCAACAGCAAAGCGCCAAACTGACTATTTTATACGGTTCACAAACAGGCAATGCCAAAGGCGTAGCGGAAGAATATAAAAATTTCGCCGAGCAGGCAGGTATCGCTGTTGAACTGTTTAATATGGCTGACTATAAACCTAAAAAGCTCAAAGATGAGAGTCATGTAGTGATTATTGTCAGCACCAATGGGGAAGGTGAAGCGCCCGATGATGCGGTTGAGTTTCACGAATTTCTGGCCAGCAAAAAGGCACCAAAACTGGCCGCGTTGAAATACGCAGTAGTGGGGCTGGGTGACAGCAGCTATGAATTTTTCTGCCAGACCGCCAAAGATTTCGATCAGCGACTCAGTGCACTGGGCGCCAGCGCGGTAACGGAGCGGCTGGATTGTGACGTGGATTATGACGCTGATGTCAGCAACTGGCGTGAGAAAGTCACTGAACTGTTTAAACAGGAACTGAAATCAGGCACAGAATCCCGCGTGGTGCCAATGCCCGGTGTGAGCATTGCCCCGGCCGCCAGCCAGTACAGCAAGAAAAACCCCTTTGTTGCTACCTTAGTTGATGGGCAGAAAATTACCGGCAGGGATTCGGTTAAAGATATCCGCCACTTTGAGATTTCTCTGGAAGATTCCGGAATACAGTATCAGCCCGGAGATGCCCTGGGTGTCTGGTTTAGCAATGATGCTGAGATGGTAAACCGGTTATTGGAGACACTAGGCCTGAGTGGCGATGAACAAGTGCAGGCCGGTGATGATAGCTTGCTATTGCGTCAGGCTCTGACTGAGAAAATGGAACTGACACAGAGCTACCCGAGTTTCGCAAAAGCGTATGCCGAGGCTACACAAAGCAGCAAGCTGGTGCAGTTACTGGAAGATAAAGCTGGCCTGCGTCAGTATTTGAGTGAACGGCAAATTGTCGATATCGTCAGCGAATACCCAGGTAAAGTCGGGGCGCAGCAATTAATTGCGATGCTAAGACCCATGACCCCAAGACTTTATTCCATCGCGTCCAGCCAGGCTGAAGTTGAAGATGAAGTGCACCTGACGGTAGCGCTGGTGGAATATGAAGCCTTTGGTTTTACTCATCGTGGCGGGGCCTCCGGCTATTTAAGTCATGGTCTTGAGGAAGGCGGTGAAATACGGGTGTTTGTGGAGAGTAATGATAATTTCCGCCTGCCACAGAATCCTGATACGCCGGTCATTATGATAGGCCCAGGTACAGGTATCGCACCCTTCAGGGCGTTTATGCAGCAACGGGAAGCCGAAGAGGCTGAGGGTAAAAACTGGCTGTTTTTCGGGAATCCCAATTTTACTCAGGACTTTCTCTATCAGGTGGAGTGGCAACGCTGGGTGAAGATGGGATTGCTGGATAGGGTCAGTCTGGCCTTCTCCCGTGATCAGCAGGAAAAAATCTACGTGCAGCATCGTCTGCTGGAGCAGGGCGCTGAGGTCTTTGAGTGGCTGGAGCAGGGCGCACACCTGTATGTTTGTGGTGATGCTAACCGAATGGCCAAAGATGTGCACCAGGCACTGGTCAGTATTGTGGCTGAGCACGGTGATAAAACTCAGGAGCAGGCCGAGGAATATATCAGTCAGTTGCGTAAAGCCAAACGTTATCAAAGAGATGTTTACTAA
- a CDS encoding TIGR04219 family outer membrane beta-barrel protein, producing MNRKIIATAAVVASLWMPVQADTLLGLYVGAQAWRSDVSGGFGNSSAVTDFDFEQETNSSLYVALEHPVPLLPNIKIRRETLNSSGATTLDTDFTFAGQTYPQGSALAMGGDIDSTDYVLYYEIFDNDLISFDLGLNARDLDGRIDVSVASDSNAMSSQAFSGIIPLLYTRVQVGTPVGGLGFAAQGSFLAIDDSSLYDYQAALTYRWLDNLAVDMTFELGYRALRLELDDVDNLYTDMEFKGPFAGVEVHF from the coding sequence ATGAATAGAAAAATTATTGCGACAGCTGCTGTGGTGGCCTCGTTGTGGATGCCGGTACAGGCCGATACGCTCTTAGGACTTTATGTTGGTGCACAAGCCTGGCGCTCAGATGTTTCCGGAGGGTTCGGTAATAGCAGTGCAGTCACGGATTTTGACTTTGAACAGGAAACAAACAGTAGTCTGTATGTGGCGCTGGAACATCCTGTGCCGTTGCTGCCAAATATAAAAATTCGCCGGGAAACCCTGAATAGTTCGGGGGCCACCACATTGGATACAGATTTCACTTTTGCCGGTCAGACCTATCCGCAAGGTTCTGCGCTGGCAATGGGCGGTGATATCGACAGCACCGATTATGTGCTCTATTACGAGATTTTTGACAATGATTTAATCAGCTTCGATCTTGGCCTCAATGCCAGGGATCTGGATGGAAGAATTGATGTAAGTGTTGCAAGTGACAGCAATGCCATGTCCTCACAGGCATTCAGTGGCATTATTCCGCTGTTGTACACCCGGGTGCAGGTCGGTACGCCTGTAGGGGGGCTTGGATTCGCCGCACAAGGAAGTTTTCTGGCTATAGATGACAGTTCGCTGTATGACTACCAGGCCGCACTGACTTACCGTTGGCTGGATAACCTGGCTGTGGATATGACCTTTGAGTTGGGGTACCGTGCACTGCGTCTGGAACTGGATGATGTAGATAATCTTTATACCGACATGGAATTTAAAGGGCCCTTTGCCGGTGTTGAAGTGCATTTTTAA
- a CDS encoding DUF2333 family protein — protein sequence MREYLNLRWISLAVGILLLLFYILAVYWSSEPEIFDVDQHARTRAEQNNQVLVPGYTTTSTLIRVASTLMDKPGGYLSNDVMPPSVLMDNMPAWEFGVLEMVRDLALAMRKDLSRSQSQSSENSYLVEAQPKFNIDSRSWILPSAESQYEDGIQALQRYLDNLANPAVNDSQFYTRADNLRDWLRQVEKRMGSLSQRLSASVGQSRLNTDLAGDAEARQSTPSERDKYTKTSWWELDDVFYEARGASWALLHLLKAVETDFADVLEKKNAAVSLKQIIRELEATQQSIWSPMILNGGGFGMMANHSLVMANYISRANAALIDLNDLLNQG from the coding sequence ATGAGAGAATATCTGAATCTGAGATGGATATCCCTTGCAGTGGGCATTTTGTTGCTGCTGTTCTACATACTGGCTGTTTACTGGAGCAGCGAGCCTGAGATCTTTGACGTGGATCAGCATGCCAGGACCCGCGCCGAGCAGAATAATCAGGTACTGGTGCCCGGATACACTACCACCAGTACGCTGATCCGTGTGGCCAGTACCCTGATGGATAAGCCTGGAGGGTATCTGTCCAATGATGTGATGCCACCTTCTGTACTGATGGATAATATGCCGGCATGGGAATTTGGTGTGTTGGAAATGGTGCGGGATCTTGCTCTGGCGATGCGTAAAGATCTCAGCCGCTCCCAGTCACAATCTTCAGAAAACTCTTATCTGGTAGAAGCACAACCCAAGTTTAATATTGACAGCCGCAGCTGGATATTGCCTTCGGCAGAGTCGCAGTATGAAGACGGTATTCAGGCATTGCAGCGTTACCTGGATAACCTGGCCAATCCGGCGGTCAATGACAGCCAGTTTTATACCCGGGCCGACAATCTGCGTGACTGGTTGCGTCAGGTTGAAAAACGTATGGGCAGTTTGTCACAGAGATTAAGTGCAAGCGTTGGACAAAGCCGGTTGAATACAGACCTTGCCGGTGATGCCGAAGCGCGACAATCAACGCCCTCTGAGCGTGACAAATACACTAAAACCAGTTGGTGGGAACTCGATGATGTGTTTTATGAGGCTCGCGGTGCCAGTTGGGCGCTTCTGCATCTGCTAAAAGCCGTAGAGACAGATTTTGCTGATGTGCTTGAGAAGAAAAATGCTGCTGTCAGCCTGAAACAGATCATCCGGGAACTGGAAGCCACTCAGCAAAGTATCTGGAGCCCAATGATACTCAATGGTGGTGGCTTTGGTATGATGGCCAATCATTCTTTGGTGATGGCGAATTATATTTCCAGGGCCAATGCGGCACTGATCGATCTTAACGACCTGCTTAATCAGGGATAA
- a CDS encoding copper chaperone PCu(A)C yields MKALLAPLFLFSTLSLAQVEVKDPLVRLLPPGVPNTAAYMELVNTAPEELRLTGAESDVVERIEIHDHQMHEGMMKMVQQQEVKIPANSSLVFKPGGLHLMMFGIKKPLEKDQEVMITLTFSDDSEMEIKAVVAEPGASNPHKHH; encoded by the coding sequence ATGAAAGCCTTACTGGCCCCATTATTTTTATTTTCAACTTTAAGCCTGGCTCAGGTGGAGGTAAAAGATCCGCTGGTTCGCCTGTTGCCGCCTGGTGTTCCTAATACGGCTGCCTATATGGAGTTGGTAAATACGGCACCTGAGGAACTCAGGCTAACCGGTGCTGAATCTGATGTAGTTGAGCGGATTGAAATCCATGATCATCAGATGCACGAAGGTATGATGAAAATGGTGCAACAACAGGAGGTAAAAATCCCGGCTAACAGTTCTCTGGTATTCAAACCCGGTGGTTTGCATCTGATGATGTTTGGTATCAAAAAGCCCCTTGAAAAAGATCAGGAAGTGATGATTACCCTGACTTTTTCCGATGACAGTGAAATGGAGATCAAGGCTGTTGTTGCTGAACCCGGGGCCAGCAATCCGCACAAACACCACTAA
- a CDS encoding PspC domain-containing protein, with protein MKTVYDDNRIRKDKRRGKVAGVCAGLAGHFDTPAWLVRLAAILCFITFPMAVAIAYIVAAFILPDA; from the coding sequence ATGAAAACTGTATATGATGACAACCGTATTCGTAAAGATAAGCGCAGAGGCAAAGTTGCAGGGGTGTGTGCGGGCCTGGCAGGGCATTTCGATACCCCGGCCTGGCTGGTTCGGCTGGCGGCAATACTGTGTTTTATTACCTTTCCCATGGCTGTCGCCATTGCGTATATCGTTGCCGCATTCATTCTACCGGATGCCTGA
- the pspA gene encoding phage shock protein PspA — MGMFSRISDIVQANLNAILDKAEDPEKVIRLIVQEMEEALVELRTITAQHLASKKGLQRRVESVTRQVNDWQAKAELAMSKDKEDLARSALEQKYQSEKQLEQLSAEMQQIDESLQGLQSDISRLQDKLKDARSRQKALETRQQSVSGRLKARQAVDEQKIQQVMGRFEQYEYRIDDLEARLEAHDLVGNSQPLESEFEKMEREQYLDDALMALKNKTNNKAA; from the coding sequence ATGGGTATGTTTTCAAGAATCAGTGACATAGTGCAGGCTAACCTGAATGCCATTCTCGATAAGGCGGAAGATCCTGAGAAGGTGATACGTCTGATTGTGCAGGAAATGGAAGAGGCGTTGGTTGAGCTAAGAACTATTACAGCTCAGCACCTGGCCAGTAAGAAGGGGCTTCAGCGTCGGGTAGAGAGTGTCACCAGGCAGGTCAACGACTGGCAGGCGAAAGCTGAGCTGGCCATGAGCAAAGATAAAGAAGACCTTGCTCGTTCTGCTCTTGAGCAAAAGTATCAATCGGAAAAGCAACTTGAGCAGTTAAGCGCTGAAATGCAGCAGATTGATGAGTCTCTGCAGGGGTTGCAGTCAGATATCAGCCGCTTGCAGGACAAGCTGAAAGATGCCCGGAGCCGACAGAAAGCCCTGGAGACCCGTCAGCAAAGTGTTTCTGGTCGGTTAAAAGCCAGACAGGCAGTGGACGAACAGAAAATACAACAGGTAATGGGTCGGTTCGAGCAATATGAATACCGGATTGATGATCTGGAGGCCAGGCTTGAAGCTCATGATTTGGTTGGTAACAGCCAGCCACTGGAGTCTGAGTTTGAAAAGATGGAGCGGGAACAATATCTGGACGACGCTCTGATGGCATTGAAAAACAAGACGAATAACAAGGCCGCCTGA
- the dusA gene encoding tRNA dihydrouridine(20/20a) synthase DusA, whose protein sequence is MSLPESHCITNTDLSFNRIISVAPMLDWTDRHFRYFIRRISKHALLYTEMVTTGAILYGKGDYLGFDAQEQPLALQLGGSDPGAMAECALMAQQRGYDEVNINVGCPSDRVQNGRFGACLMAEPETVAACVRAMSQVVNIPVTVKSRIGVDDMDEYQHLTDFVRTVAEAGCNTFIIHARKAWLKGLSPKENREIPPLMYDRVYRLKQEFPHLHISINGGVTTLEQAQQHLQYQDGVMIGREAYTNPYLLAGVDGRFYGDHHRIAERFEVLSAMVTYIDREVAAGARPWHIARHMLGLFQGQPGGRIWRRHLSEQGRHATSGQLLFDAYEQMQLRLGWRDDNKVG, encoded by the coding sequence ATGAGCCTGCCTGAGTCCCACTGCATTACCAATACAGATCTGTCTTTTAACCGGATTATTTCGGTGGCGCCGATGCTCGACTGGACCGACAGGCATTTTCGTTATTTTATCCGCCGCATCAGTAAGCATGCCCTGCTTTACACCGAAATGGTGACCACGGGGGCGATCTTGTATGGTAAAGGTGATTACTTGGGTTTTGACGCGCAGGAACAGCCGTTGGCGTTGCAACTGGGCGGATCTGACCCCGGCGCTATGGCCGAATGTGCATTGATGGCACAACAGCGGGGCTACGATGAAGTTAATATCAATGTAGGCTGCCCTTCTGACAGAGTTCAGAACGGACGTTTCGGCGCTTGTCTGATGGCCGAGCCCGAGACGGTGGCCGCCTGCGTCAGGGCTATGAGCCAGGTGGTGAACATACCTGTTACGGTTAAATCCCGTATTGGTGTTGATGATATGGATGAATATCAGCATCTTACTGATTTTGTAAGGACTGTGGCAGAGGCTGGATGTAATACTTTTATTATCCACGCCCGTAAGGCCTGGCTAAAGGGCCTCAGTCCAAAGGAAAACCGGGAGATCCCACCGTTAATGTATGACCGGGTCTACAGACTCAAGCAGGAATTCCCGCATCTTCATATCAGTATTAATGGTGGGGTAACAACTCTCGAACAGGCACAGCAGCACTTACAATACCAGGATGGCGTAATGATCGGCCGGGAAGCATACACCAACCCCTATTTGTTGGCCGGAGTTGATGGACGCTTTTACGGAGACCACCACAGGATAGCGGAGCGGTTTGAGGTGTTGTCTGCAATGGTGACCTATATTGATCGAGAGGTGGCAGCCGGAGCAAGACCCTGGCATATCGCCAGGCATATGCTGGGATTGTTTCAGGGCCAGCCCGGAGGGCGGATTTGGCGACGTCATCTGAGTGAGCAGGGACGCCATGCTACATCCGGTCAATTGTTGTTCGACGCCTATGAACAGATGCAATTAAGACTGGGCTGGAGGGATGATAACAAAGTTGGTTAA
- a CDS encoding transcriptional repressor encodes MKSEQLVEKARRYCEGKGARFTHLREKIYAILIKKAGATGAYELLDELKQTETSAKPATVYRTLDFLLEFGLVHRLESNNAFIACHHFGCSHPVQFLICDRCGEVKEIQSEGLKETLDAQAGAFGFKVSSQTIEAHGVCALCQQS; translated from the coding sequence ATGAAGTCAGAACAATTAGTTGAAAAAGCCAGAAGGTACTGTGAGGGCAAGGGCGCACGATTTACTCATCTGCGGGAAAAGATCTATGCCATATTGATCAAAAAGGCAGGCGCTACCGGTGCCTATGAGCTGCTTGATGAATTAAAACAAACAGAAACCTCTGCCAAACCTGCCACAGTTTATCGTACGTTGGATTTCTTACTCGAATTTGGTCTGGTGCACAGGCTTGAATCGAACAATGCCTTTATTGCCTGTCACCACTTTGGCTGCAGCCATCCTGTACAGTTTCTGATCTGTGACCGTTGCGGGGAAGTAAAAGAGATACAATCAGAGGGCCTCAAAGAAACCCTGGATGCACAGGCTGGAGCTTTTGGTTTTAAAGTTTCCAGTCAGACCATCGAAGCCCATGGTGTATGTGCACTCTGCCAGCAAAGCTAA
- a CDS encoding chemotaxis protein CheX, with product MNVEFINPFIASLVNVLATMAQTELKVGKPKKKTDEMACGDVSGLIGMVGPQIRGSFSITFEEALALEIMQRMLGEKPAKIDLDVTDMVGEITNMVTGGAKNELAEKGYEFEMATPMVVSGKRHTISHKVDGPKIILPFSSDAGSAYLEICFDKL from the coding sequence ATGAATGTTGAATTTATCAATCCTTTTATTGCTTCTTTAGTCAATGTACTTGCCACCATGGCACAGACAGAGCTGAAAGTCGGCAAACCTAAGAAGAAAACCGATGAAATGGCCTGTGGTGATGTATCAGGATTAATTGGTATGGTCGGACCGCAGATAAGAGGTTCCTTTTCTATCACTTTCGAGGAGGCTCTGGCCCTTGAGATTATGCAGCGGATGCTGGGCGAAAAACCCGCTAAGATAGATCTGGATGTAACCGATATGGTAGGAGAGATCACCAATATGGTAACAGGTGGTGCCAAAAATGAGCTGGCAGAAAAGGGCTATGAATTCGAAATGGCAACTCCCATGGTAGTCTCGGGCAAACGGCATACCATTTCCCACAAGGTGGATGGGCCTAAAATTATCCTTCCATTTAGCAGCGACGCAGGCTCAGCCTATCTGGAAATATGTTTTGATAAACTGTGA
- a CDS encoding diguanylate cyclase: MKSIPLSKLIQRSYLKSVLIPLLIVESALVGMYFTVILLITEQQMALALAQATENLKTITQQQARQLDLNIQEVSRNAGQLQRQLEYLYQQPQSDIDTDDKGTYAFHQNGALYRPDPADSSAFYYSSLHELNEDSIKKAYWSEHIEPMLQGITQINPIIAQSYFNTWDSMVRLYPPVDNLPELFGPQMDIREQPFYYLADEQHNPDKVPVWTDAYLDPLGMGWIITAMAPVYSSERLEGVAGIDVSIAELAIKVIDPDLPWQASNLLLDQQGNILAIDPQINKTLGVDVIAGQDFSDLMKKPVDRKDEFNLLSFRRDNIKAFFSDFLNTPRQSQTLDIDDRRYLVLGATVTNTDWRVVAMVDESNLYSEALTLEAQTIRIGFIAIGALLLFYMVFIYAATRRSRILSRKIAQPIQSLSRLTSDIETGHEFQLYTTGIDEIDQLQDNFKLMTVQLNERQQHLLESKLEGRIQQERANLMKQLSETDSLTSLSNRRKLDDILAREIGRTHRYDSPLSVILADIDHFKRVNDEYGHIKGDEVITRVAELLKEHTRETDTIGRWGGEEFLLICPGIGQESAMELAEKIRTMIAKESHGDELKVTASFGVTEYRQQDTVDSLVSRADKALYNSKQSGRNQVSVAR; the protein is encoded by the coding sequence TTGAAGTCGATCCCCTTAAGTAAGCTTATCCAGCGAAGTTATCTGAAGTCGGTATTGATTCCACTGTTAATTGTCGAGTCAGCCCTGGTTGGAATGTACTTTACGGTCATTTTATTGATTACTGAACAGCAGATGGCCCTGGCGCTGGCTCAGGCAACAGAAAACCTTAAAACCATCACCCAACAACAGGCCCGGCAGCTAGATCTGAACATCCAGGAAGTTAGCCGGAATGCAGGGCAGTTACAACGACAGCTCGAATATCTGTATCAGCAGCCTCAGTCTGATATCGATACTGATGACAAGGGCACCTATGCATTTCATCAGAACGGCGCTCTGTATCGTCCTGACCCGGCTGACAGCAGCGCATTCTATTACTCCAGCCTGCATGAACTAAACGAAGACAGCATCAAGAAGGCTTATTGGTCAGAGCATATAGAGCCAATGCTCCAGGGCATTACCCAAATCAATCCGATCATCGCGCAGAGTTATTTTAACACCTGGGATTCCATGGTGCGCCTGTACCCACCTGTTGATAACCTGCCCGAGCTGTTCGGTCCACAAATGGATATTCGCGAACAGCCTTTTTACTACCTCGCCGATGAACAGCACAACCCGGATAAAGTACCTGTCTGGACTGACGCTTACCTTGATCCCCTCGGCATGGGCTGGATTATTACCGCTATGGCACCGGTTTACTCATCTGAGCGGCTGGAAGGCGTTGCCGGCATCGATGTGTCCATCGCTGAGCTGGCTATAAAAGTAATAGATCCGGATCTTCCCTGGCAGGCCAGTAATCTGTTGCTCGATCAACAAGGCAATATTCTCGCCATTGATCCGCAGATCAATAAAACCCTGGGTGTCGATGTTATTGCCGGTCAGGATTTTTCCGATCTGATGAAAAAGCCTGTTGACCGAAAAGATGAGTTCAACCTGCTATCGTTCAGAAGGGATAACATCAAGGCGTTTTTCTCCGACTTTCTGAATACCCCCCGACAAAGCCAGACTCTGGATATTGATGACAGACGATACCTGGTTCTTGGCGCCACAGTGACAAATACCGACTGGCGGGTAGTCGCCATGGTGGACGAGTCGAATCTTTACAGCGAGGCCCTGACCTTAGAAGCACAAACCATCCGCATCGGTTTTATTGCAATAGGTGCGCTGCTGCTCTTCTACATGGTATTTATCTACGCCGCCACCCGACGTTCCCGCATATTGTCGCGGAAGATCGCACAACCAATACAGTCTTTATCACGACTGACATCGGATATCGAGACTGGTCATGAGTTTCAGCTCTACACAACGGGTATTGATGAGATTGACCAGCTACAGGACAACTTTAAATTGATGACAGTTCAATTAAATGAACGTCAGCAACATCTGCTTGAGTCCAAGCTTGAAGGGCGTATTCAACAGGAGCGGGCGAATCTGATGAAACAGCTTAGTGAAACCGACAGCCTCACGTCACTCTCTAACCGCCGTAAACTGGATGATATTCTCGCCAGAGAGATAGGCAGAACCCATCGCTATGACTCACCGTTAAGTGTTATTCTGGCTGATATTGACCATTTTAAGCGGGTCAATGATGAATACGGGCATATCAAAGGTGATGAGGTCATCACTCGTGTGGCGGAGTTGTTAAAAGAGCATACACGGGAAACCGATACTATAGGACGCTGGGGCGGCGAAGAGTTTCTGCTGATTTGCCCCGGAATTGGGCAGGAATCGGCTATGGAGCTGGCCGAGAAAATACGTACCATGATCGCAAAAGAATCGCATGGCGACGAGCTGAAGGTTACAGCCAGCTTTGGTGTTACAGAGTATCGGCAGCAAGACACTGTAGACTCTCTGGTTTCCCGCGCCGATAAAGCCCTGTATAATTCTAAACAGTCTGGCCGCAATCAGGTCAGCGTTGCCCGGTAG
- a CDS encoding OmpA family protein: protein MQKTTLALALALSFSAIAADNDQYDQWLGGFIEHYNTDNNYPDNINPFDNGDGLGLEYGVRINPSWAARFEWSDLDIDYQNNNNEESGSRYGVDALYFLGQTHTYLFAGIKKMDIADRYLPVNVGIGRHWQLNENWKVISEFAAYHGFSDDVSDFGFKLGLAYKFGHASTSSYQPTRTEPAETTQQPAQAAAAPTDSDGDGIYDEQDRCANTPREDKVDQYGCSIFTEEQVEASMDILFANNSYEISNPDSQQLTEFAEFLRRFPNTQAEIEGHTSLVGDAAYNQTLSEQRANAVRDLLIERYGIDANRLKAVGYGETRPLDDADTAEAHRKNRRIHTRVTATKKVKVTK, encoded by the coding sequence ATGCAAAAAACAACACTGGCACTGGCGCTTGCACTGAGCTTTTCGGCCATCGCAGCAGACAATGACCAATATGACCAATGGTTAGGCGGTTTTATTGAGCACTATAATACCGATAACAACTATCCGGACAACATTAATCCTTTTGACAACGGCGATGGGCTTGGCCTCGAGTACGGTGTGCGCATTAATCCTAGCTGGGCGGCCAGATTTGAATGGTCTGATCTGGACATAGATTATCAAAACAATAATAACGAGGAGTCAGGCAGCCGTTATGGTGTGGATGCCCTGTACTTTCTTGGTCAGACCCATACCTATCTGTTTGCCGGCATAAAGAAAATGGATATTGCTGACAGATATCTGCCCGTGAATGTGGGCATTGGCAGACACTGGCAATTAAACGAAAACTGGAAAGTGATCAGTGAATTTGCAGCCTATCATGGCTTCAGTGATGATGTGTCTGATTTCGGCTTTAAACTGGGGTTGGCCTATAAGTTTGGCCACGCCTCAACATCTTCGTATCAGCCAACCAGAACTGAACCGGCAGAAACTACGCAGCAGCCCGCTCAGGCAGCCGCTGCACCAACAGATTCTGACGGTGATGGTATCTATGACGAGCAGGATCGCTGCGCCAACACACCCAGAGAAGACAAGGTCGACCAATATGGTTGCAGTATCTTTACCGAAGAGCAGGTAGAAGCGTCGATGGACATCCTGTTTGCCAACAACAGCTACGAAATTAGCAACCCGGATTCACAGCAACTCACAGAGTTTGCAGAATTCCTGCGTCGCTTCCCCAATACTCAGGCTGAGATTGAAGGCCATACTTCTCTGGTGGGAGATGCAGCTTACAATCAGACGTTGTCAGAACAGCGTGCTAACGCAGTGCGGGATCTGCTGATAGAACGTTATGGCATAGATGCTAACAGACTCAAAGCCGTGGGTTATGGTGAGACGCGTCCACTGGATGACGCCGATACCGCTGAAGCCCATCGCAAGAATCGCCGGATCCACACCCGGGTAACGGCCACCAAAAAGGTCAAAGTCACCAAATAG